In one uncultured Methanoregula sp. genomic region, the following are encoded:
- a CDS encoding glycosyltransferase family 4 protein codes for MESFKIAFFCWESMYAERVGGLANAATNLAETLVKQNHEVHFFTRGNIPDQTVNGVQYHYCRPAGKNIVEYCDHMSRLMVEQFHGCDRFRKFDFLHFHDWHPVQALHLLQDRNTILTYHSTEFGRNGNQTGDWWEFKEISGKEWYGGLIAKRVAAVSSTLKHEVMQLYNVPEEKCDVIPNGVVPRQYRTEIDPGEVKKAYGIHPYAPLVLFVGRLVYQKGPDLFVEAVRQVCQYRWDAKVIVAGDGGMLQYLRERAKDLPVNFVGYIPDSEYIRLLNAADVVVIPSRNEPFGLVLLEAWSAEKGVVASNVGGLGENIDAFVNGIKTEPTPESLAWGINTMISEPWNAGALGMRGRKKVDRLFLWGPIVQRLTDTYSRVSA; via the coding sequence TATGCCGAACGGGTTGGCGGACTTGCCAATGCTGCAACCAACCTTGCAGAAACGCTTGTAAAACAAAACCACGAGGTCCATTTCTTTACCCGCGGGAACATTCCCGATCAGACCGTGAATGGTGTGCAATACCACTATTGCCGGCCGGCCGGAAAAAATATTGTCGAATACTGCGACCACATGAGCCGGCTTATGGTGGAACAGTTCCATGGTTGTGACCGGTTTCGGAAATTTGATTTCCTTCACTTCCATGACTGGCACCCGGTCCAGGCACTCCATCTCCTGCAGGACCGCAACACCATCCTGACCTACCATTCAACGGAATTCGGACGGAACGGAAACCAGACCGGGGACTGGTGGGAGTTCAAGGAAATATCCGGCAAGGAATGGTATGGTGGCCTGATCGCAAAACGGGTAGCTGCAGTCTCGTCCACGCTCAAGCATGAAGTGATGCAGCTGTACAATGTGCCCGAGGAAAAATGCGATGTGATACCAAACGGCGTGGTGCCGCGGCAATACCGTACTGAGATCGATCCGGGGGAGGTCAAGAAAGCCTATGGAATTCATCCCTATGCCCCCTTGGTTCTCTTTGTCGGCAGGCTGGTTTACCAGAAAGGGCCGGACCTTTTCGTTGAAGCGGTCCGACAGGTCTGCCAGTACCGCTGGGATGCGAAAGTCATCGTGGCCGGTGACGGCGGAATGCTGCAGTATCTCCGGGAACGCGCCAAAGACCTTCCCGTTAATTTTGTCGGGTATATCCCGGATTCCGAATATATCCGTCTTCTCAATGCTGCTGATGTGGTCGTGATTCCCAGCCGGAATGAGCCGTTCGGCCTTGTACTGCTGGAAGCCTGGAGCGCGGAAAAGGGTGTCGTGGCATCGAATGTCGGCGGGCTGGGTGAAAATATCGACGCGTTTGTGAACGGGATAAAAACGGAGCCGACACCCGAATCCCTTGCATGGGGCATCAATACCATGATCAGTGAGCCGTGGAATGCGGGTGCCCTTGGAATGCGGGGGAGAAAAAAGGTGGATCGCTTGTTCCTGTGGGGGCCCATAGTACAGAGACTGACCGACACCTACTCCCGGGTATCAGCATGA